One genomic segment of Hordeum vulgare subsp. vulgare chromosome 2H, MorexV3_pseudomolecules_assembly, whole genome shotgun sequence includes these proteins:
- the LOC123431352 gene encoding fruit protein pKIWI502-like — protein sequence MASATCMLLRPPPSCAASASPLPMIPFLRRRPRSLTTACAVLTTQQQQQPQQQNGVVQKQQQNGALRRDSWTSVPISAITPATQDQSIFLITLDLSGAPDLVATYTTPGQYVLTRIPSLLGGPPPAFMCISSPPHSGLQFDLLVRSVPHTTSELLCKLHVGDVVEIGPVKGTGFAIQNINPPEDTETVLLFAAAEGISPIRALIESGFSASQRADVRLYYAAKDMQSMPYQERFKKWEETGVKVVPLTLKKEHIQEPFLEHTLNGIIGNPLSTGAVIVGPLILKEVITGVLLDHGVPQEKILTIEWNPDIDLSTLDSFGLNGLGLIRRHL from the exons ATGGCCTCCGCCACCTGCATGCTCCTGAGGCCGCCTCCCAGCTGCGCCGCCTCCGCCTCTCCGCTCCCGATGATCCCCTTCCTCCGTCGCCGCCCCCGCTCCTTGACCACGGCCTGCGCTGTCCTCACaacccagcagcagcagcagccgcagCAGCAGAATGGCGTCGTCCAAAAGCAGCAGCAGAATGGAGCCCTCCGAAGGGACTCCTGGACATCTGTGCCTATCTCCGCCATCACTCCCGCCACCCAAGACCAATCCATCTTCCTTATCACCCTTGATCTCTCGGGTGCCCCGGACCTCGTGGCCACGTACACCACCCCAGGGCAGTACGTCCTGACCCGCATCCCCTCGCTCCTGGGAGGGCCCCCTCCGGCCTTCATGTGCATCTCCTCGCCGCCTCATTCGGGGCTCCAGTTCGACTTGCTCGTCAGGTCCGTGCCACACACCACCTCGGAGCTGCTGTGCAAGCTCCACGTCGGGGATGTTGTGGAGATCGGGCCCGTCAAGGGGACGGGGTTCGCCATCCAGAACATAAATCCGCCCGAGGACACGGAGACCGTGCTCCTGTTCGCCGCTGCAGAGGGGATCAG TCCGATTCGTGCACTTATCGAGTCTGGTTTTTCTGCCTCTCAAAGAGCCGATGTCAGGCTTTATTACGCTGCCAAAGATATGCAATCCATGCCATACCAG GAGAGGTTCAAGAAGTGGGAGGAAACTGGAGTTAAAGTAGTACCGCTCACGCTCAAAAAAGAACATATTCAG GAACCTTTCTTGGAACACACACTCAATGGGATAATAGGAAATCCACTTTCTACCGGAGCCGTAATTGTTGGACCGCTTATACTGAAAGAG GTAATCACTGGAGTCCTTTTAGACCATGGCGTGCCACAGGAGAAAATCTTAACGATCGAGTGGAATCCAGATATCGACCTATCTACCCTAGATAGTTTTGGCCTCAATGGTCTAG GTCTTATTCGGAGACACTTATAG